The following proteins come from a genomic window of Bacillus sp. Marseille-P3661:
- a CDS encoding deoxyribonuclease IV translates to MYIGCHVSIRNGYLDAAKTASLLGANCFQYFPKNPRTLSVKTIDKKNANDCRTFCIENGVKSVAHSPYPSDLTPEKGKKQLVIDSLLNDLEIADLCGSLGVVVHFGTYHNPNDPLEGYKRMIEMMNNILHRWQGKALLLLENNAGMKGEMGITFEEMAQIRNLCQYPDKVGFCLDTCHLFASGVWTGENWSDLEKKGKQLNIFEHLKVIHFNNSKYPSGSRKDRHANIKRGHIGLNQFNALVYSSYLKELPFILETPNELGYTHGEEIRDIKTFFM, encoded by the coding sequence TTGTATATCGGTTGTCATGTCAGTATAAGAAACGGTTATTTAGATGCAGCAAAGACAGCATCTCTATTGGGCGCAAATTGCTTTCAATATTTTCCGAAAAATCCGCGAACGCTTTCAGTGAAAACGATTGATAAAAAGAATGCAAATGATTGTAGAACCTTTTGTATTGAAAATGGGGTTAAATCAGTAGCGCATTCACCCTATCCGTCAGACCTAACTCCAGAAAAAGGAAAAAAACAATTAGTTATTGATTCCCTTTTGAACGATCTTGAAATTGCAGATCTGTGTGGCTCGTTAGGGGTAGTTGTTCACTTTGGAACTTATCATAATCCCAATGACCCTTTAGAAGGTTATAAACGAATGATAGAGATGATGAATAACATTCTACATAGATGGCAGGGTAAGGCTTTATTATTACTTGAAAACAATGCAGGGATGAAAGGTGAGATGGGCATTACCTTTGAGGAAATGGCACAGATCAGAAATCTTTGTCAATACCCAGATAAAGTGGGTTTTTGTCTTGACACCTGTCATTTATTTGCCAGTGGCGTTTGGACAGGAGAGAATTGGTCTGACCTTGAAAAAAAGGGGAAACAGTTAAACATTTTTGAACATCTTAAAGTTATCCATTTTAATAATTCCAAATATCCTTCAGGTTCAAGGAAAGATCGGCACGCCAATATTAAACGAGGGCATATTGGGTTAAACCAATTTAATGCTCTTGTTTATTCTTCATACTTAAAAGAACTGCCCTTTATTTTGGAAACACCAAATGAGCTTGGCTATACACATGGCGAAGAAATTAGAGATATAAAAACCTTTTTTATGTAA
- a CDS encoding DUF4230 domain-containing protein, with protein sequence MKSIVQFPNFEKYMIQRSFLAKIKQKWRLLIIGSLGFAVILSLLLLLFPSFFNTADIKHGEIVESIQELAILATAEAHVKTVIEQEDNEIFGKEIPYNIPGTQRHLLLIVPATIIAGVDLKNINENNIQFNDKKNELTINLPKATVLQEPSINMSEVKAFSTEGIFRDKVDWEEGFELAALAKQQIKEEALAMGLLSHAETNTIKTLQQFFESTGYKVNVHFQ encoded by the coding sequence ATGAAAAGCATTGTACAGTTTCCAAATTTTGAGAAGTACATGATACAGCGATCATTTTTGGCTAAAATTAAACAAAAATGGAGATTATTAATTATAGGCAGTTTAGGGTTTGCAGTAATTCTCAGTCTATTATTACTATTGTTTCCTTCATTTTTTAATACTGCTGATATAAAGCATGGTGAAATTGTTGAATCCATCCAAGAACTAGCCATACTCGCAACAGCGGAGGCACATGTGAAAACCGTTATTGAACAAGAAGATAATGAAATATTTGGAAAAGAAATTCCGTATAATATACCTGGGACACAGAGACACCTATTACTCATTGTCCCAGCTACCATTATTGCAGGGGTTGACTTAAAGAATATAAATGAAAACAATATACAATTTAACGATAAGAAAAATGAGTTAACTATTAACCTACCAAAAGCAACAGTCCTTCAAGAGCCATCGATCAATATGTCGGAGGTAAAGGCGTTTTCAACCGAAGGCATTTTTAGAGACAAAGTGGACTGGGAAGAAGGCTTTGAGCTTGCGGCTTTAGCTAAGCAACAAATAAAAGAAGAGGCACTAGCAATGGGATTATTATCACATGCTGAAACTAATACTATAAAAACACTTCAACAATTTTTTGAGAGCACTGGATACAAGGTTAATGTCCATTTTCAATAA
- a CDS encoding SDR family oxidoreductase — translation MSNKVALITGSAFGIGKRTAKELAAKGNDIIINYRSSETEAHILADQLAQTYNVKTMALKADISNYNDCIRLVNKGLEHFNRIDILINNAGPYIHDRKTLIDYSYEEWNYLINGNLNAAFYLCKEIIPQMRKNKWGRIVNIGFDKAETAPGWACRSAFAAAKVGLVSLTRTLALEEFPYGITVNMVSPGDIRGEWKEQDILSTKRHESTTETFTKIETGEDISRVISFLTDDNSDLITGSVIPISGGQDVLSKSNHFYYGKF, via the coding sequence TTGTCTAATAAAGTTGCTTTAATTACCGGAAGTGCGTTTGGAATTGGAAAACGTACTGCAAAAGAATTAGCAGCTAAAGGTAATGACATTATTATTAATTATCGCAGCAGCGAAACTGAAGCCCACATTCTTGCAGATCAATTAGCGCAAACATATAATGTAAAAACAATGGCTTTGAAGGCAGATATATCTAATTACAATGACTGTATTCGATTAGTAAATAAAGGATTAGAACATTTTAACAGAATTGATATATTAATTAATAATGCTGGGCCTTACATACATGATCGTAAAACTCTAATTGATTATTCCTATGAAGAGTGGAATTACTTAATAAATGGAAATTTAAACGCTGCTTTTTATTTATGCAAGGAAATTATTCCACAAATGCGAAAAAATAAGTGGGGACGTATCGTAAATATCGGATTCGATAAGGCAGAAACAGCACCAGGCTGGGCATGTCGTTCTGCTTTTGCCGCTGCAAAGGTTGGGTTAGTGTCGTTAACAAGAACATTAGCACTTGAGGAATTCCCTTACGGAATTACTGTGAACATGGTCTCACCTGGAGATATTAGAGGAGAATGGAAAGAGCAAGACATCCTATCTACTAAGAGACATGAATCAACTACTGAAACATTTACCAAAATTGAAACAGGTGAAGATATTTCAAGAGTAATATCGTTCCTAACAGATGATAATTCAGATCTTATCACTGGAAGTGTAATTCCAATATCAGGTGGTCAGGATGTTCTATCAAAAAGCAATCATTTTTATTATGGCAAGTTTTAA
- the ilvA gene encoding threonine ammonia-lyase gives MINLQDIVQAQTVLKGVVHETHLDYSKTFSDLSHNSVYIKLENLQKTGSFKVRGAYNKIISLNKDERKKGVVAASAGNHAQGVAFASSAADIKSTIVMPKGAPLAKIEATKKYGANVILHGDVFDEALDHAFELQSKTNATFVHPFDDYKIIAGQGTIGLEILGQLSNVDAVICPIGGGGLIAGVAMALKETNPKIKVFGVEASSCPSMTVSLTEKKPTKVIASDTIADGIAVKRPGDKTFEMIQNYVDGIVTVSELEISRTMLYLLERNKLLVEGSGAVSLAALLFNKIPIQGKNVVPIISGGNVDVKFISRVIEHGLAESGRFVTFTTLIPDKPGHLNKLLSIISNLEANVLNIHHQRIGSRVVPGQTEIEFSLETRDRIHIREIANALTTAGYEVVERM, from the coding sequence ATGATCAATCTACAGGATATAGTTCAAGCGCAAACTGTACTAAAAGGAGTTGTTCACGAAACACATCTTGATTACTCAAAAACCTTTAGCGACCTTTCGCATAACTCAGTCTACATTAAATTAGAAAATTTGCAAAAAACAGGTTCATTTAAAGTACGTGGGGCATACAACAAAATCATTTCTTTAAATAAGGATGAAAGAAAAAAAGGGGTTGTAGCAGCATCGGCTGGGAACCATGCGCAAGGCGTAGCATTTGCCAGTTCAGCAGCCGATATTAAATCCACAATTGTAATGCCAAAAGGTGCCCCATTAGCCAAAATCGAAGCTACTAAAAAGTATGGGGCAAACGTAATACTACACGGAGATGTATTTGATGAGGCACTTGACCATGCATTTGAGCTGCAATCTAAAACGAATGCAACATTCGTCCACCCCTTTGATGATTATAAAATTATTGCGGGGCAAGGAACAATCGGATTAGAAATTCTAGGGCAATTATCTAATGTTGATGCGGTCATTTGTCCGATAGGTGGCGGTGGATTAATAGCTGGAGTAGCAATGGCTTTAAAAGAGACTAATCCAAAAATTAAAGTATTTGGAGTTGAGGCCTCATCCTGTCCTAGTATGACTGTATCACTTACAGAAAAGAAACCTACAAAAGTAATTGCGTCAGATACGATCGCCGATGGAATTGCCGTAAAACGCCCTGGGGATAAGACATTTGAAATGATTCAAAATTATGTTGATGGTATCGTTACAGTTAGTGAATTAGAGATATCAAGAACAATGCTCTATTTATTAGAACGAAATAAACTTCTTGTCGAAGGTTCTGGGGCAGTTAGCTTAGCAGCCCTACTGTTTAATAAAATACCAATCCAAGGTAAGAATGTAGTACCCATTATTAGCGGAGGTAATGTAGATGTGAAATTCATCTCAAGAGTTATCGAACATGGCCTTGCCGAATCTGGACGCTTTGTAACCTTTACAACATTAATTCCGGATAAACCAGGCCACTTAAACAAGCTGCTAAGCATAATTTCTAATTTAGAAGCAAACGTGTTAAATATCCATCATCAACGTATTGGCTCTAGAGTTGTTCCTGGTCAAACTGAAATTGAATTTTCTTTAGAAACAAGGGATCGAATCCATATTCGCGAAATTGCTAATGCATTAACAACAGCAGGTTACGAGGTTGTAGAAAGAATGTAA
- a CDS encoding MFS transporter codes for MVQSTNHSSKTTYNILFIIGLVHLLNDSIQAVVPAMFPILEQTHGFNFAQLGLIAFVVNMTSSVMQPVVGAYTDKHPMPYALPIGLTVSMLGMIGLAIAPSYLTILLSVMFIGLGSAAFHPEASRVAHMAAGARKGFGQSVFQVGGNAGQSFAPLISALILFPLGQFGAIWFTIVAFISVVILLYIAKWYGEQVRIQSLNKTRYTEKIPVSRPIKLALFLLIFLLFIRQFYHASITNFYAFQLMDKFKIDGADAQIYIFIFLAAGALGTFLGGPLSDKLGKKNVLLFSMVGAAPLCLMLPYANLVVSMILLAIIGFILLSSFSVSVVYAQELLPGKIGMVSGLIIGLSFGLGAIGSVALGWLADEFGLSTTLFYVSFLPLIGILTIWLPNDQKVLELNNQNINAVAT; via the coding sequence ATGGTTCAATCAACAAATCATAGTTCAAAAACGACATATAATATATTGTTTATCATTGGACTTGTACATTTATTAAATGATTCAATCCAAGCTGTTGTGCCAGCAATGTTTCCGATCTTAGAACAAACACATGGTTTCAACTTTGCTCAGCTGGGTTTGATCGCTTTTGTAGTGAACATGACTTCTTCTGTAATGCAGCCAGTCGTAGGTGCTTATACAGATAAGCATCCCATGCCCTATGCCTTACCGATTGGATTAACTGTTTCTATGTTAGGGATGATTGGTCTTGCCATCGCACCGTCTTATTTGACAATCCTTCTTTCAGTTATGTTTATCGGGCTTGGGTCAGCTGCTTTCCATCCGGAAGCATCAAGAGTAGCCCACATGGCAGCCGGTGCAAGAAAGGGCTTTGGACAGTCTGTATTCCAAGTAGGCGGGAACGCAGGTCAATCATTCGCCCCGTTGATATCTGCTTTAATTTTATTTCCATTAGGGCAATTTGGAGCAATTTGGTTTACAATCGTTGCTTTTATTAGTGTTGTAATCCTTTTGTATATTGCAAAATGGTATGGTGAACAAGTACGAATTCAATCTTTAAACAAAACTCGATACACAGAAAAAATACCGGTAAGTCGTCCGATTAAACTAGCCCTGTTTTTGTTAATATTTCTTCTTTTTATTAGACAATTTTACCATGCATCCATTACGAATTTTTATGCTTTTCAATTAATGGATAAATTTAAGATTGATGGTGCAGATGCACAAATATATATTTTTATTTTTCTAGCGGCAGGAGCGTTAGGTACATTTTTGGGTGGACCTCTGTCAGATAAACTTGGCAAGAAGAATGTGCTGTTGTTTTCAATGGTTGGTGCAGCGCCGCTGTGCTTAATGCTGCCATATGCTAATTTAGTAGTTTCAATGATACTGCTTGCGATTATTGGATTTATTTTACTTTCAAGCTTTTCTGTTTCCGTGGTTTATGCGCAAGAGCTTTTACCAGGGAAAATTGGGATGGTTTCTGGTTTAATTATTGGACTATCGTTTGGATTAGGAGCTATAGGATCCGTTGCTTTAGGATGGTTAGCGGATGAGTTTGGTTTATCAACTACTTTATTTTACGTTAGCTTCCTACCTTTAATTGGAATTTTGACGATTTGGCTGCCAAACGATCAAAAAGTATTAGAATTAAATAATCAAAACATCAATGCTGTCGCGACATAA
- the msrB gene encoding peptide-methionine (R)-S-oxide reductase MsrB, protein MEYNNETFQLATFAGGCFWCMVSPFDEQPGIIKVVSGYTGGHKENPTYKEVCSDTTGHYEAVQITYDPTLFSYEKLLDIFWMQIDPTDAGGQFHDRGDSYKTAIFYHNEDQKVSAEKSKQALAESGRFSKPIVTDILPAKTFYSAEEYHQDYYKKNAFRYALYKKGSGREEFIKKTWENPARKEELRKRLTPMQFEVTQNNGTEPPFRNEYWNETRDGIYVDIITGEPLFTSLDKFDSACGWPSFTKPLHNELIEEKVDLSHRMVRTEVRAKNSDSHLGHVFDDGPGPRGLRYCINSASLRFIPKEDLEKEGYGDFKILFKNI, encoded by the coding sequence ATGGAATACAATAATGAAACTTTTCAATTAGCTACATTTGCTGGAGGGTGTTTTTGGTGTATGGTTTCTCCATTCGATGAACAACCAGGTATTATAAAAGTTGTTTCAGGATATACAGGTGGCCATAAAGAAAACCCTACATATAAAGAAGTATGTTCTGATACAACGGGTCATTATGAAGCTGTACAAATTACTTATGATCCTACTCTTTTTAGCTATGAAAAATTATTAGATATATTTTGGATGCAAATTGACCCAACTGATGCAGGAGGGCAATTTCATGATCGCGGAGACTCCTATAAAACAGCGATTTTCTATCATAATGAGGATCAAAAAGTTTCAGCTGAAAAGTCTAAACAAGCATTAGCAGAAAGCGGTCGATTTTCTAAGCCAATTGTGACCGATATCCTTCCAGCAAAAACGTTTTACTCGGCAGAAGAATATCACCAAGATTATTATAAGAAAAATGCATTCCGCTATGCTTTATATAAGAAAGGATCAGGCAGAGAGGAATTTATTAAAAAGACATGGGAAAATCCTGCGCGAAAAGAAGAATTGCGTAAACGATTAACCCCTATGCAATTTGAGGTTACTCAAAATAACGGAACCGAACCACCATTTCGAAATGAATATTGGAATGAAACGAGAGATGGAATTTATGTAGATATTATTACAGGTGAACCCTTATTTACATCTTTAGATAAGTTTGATTCTGCATGCGGTTGGCCTAGTTTTACAAAACCTTTGCATAACGAGCTAATTGAGGAAAAGGTTGATCTATCACATCGGATGGTGAGAACGGAAGTAAGAGCTAAAAATAGTGATTCACATCTAGGACATGTCTTTGATGATGGTCCAGGACCAAGAGGATTACGTTATTGTATTAATTCTGCCTCATTACGATTTATCCCGAAAGAAGATTTGGAAAAAGAAGGATACGGCGATTTTAAAATCTTATTTAAAAACATCTAA
- the dapA gene encoding 4-hydroxy-tetrahydrodipicolinate synthase — MNFGRVLTAMVTPFDQKGDVDTQKVQELVNYLIANGTEGIVVAGTTGESPTLTTDEKLALFQQVVEVANGRVPVIAGTGSNNTRASIELTKKAEKIGVNGIMLVVPYYNKPSQEGLYQHFKAISAETSLPVMLYNIPGRSSVNMTPETIIRLSQIDNIVCVKEASGNLDAMAQIIEQTDESFSLYSGDDSMTIPTLAIGGMGVVSVASHVIGNEMQSMVSAFLNGNHVEASKMHRKLLPIMKALFAAPSPSPVKAALNLKGIEVGSVRLPLVPLNDLELAALEKELQPILIKEQVV; from the coding sequence ATGAACTTTGGACGTGTATTAACAGCAATGGTAACCCCATTTGATCAAAAGGGTGATGTAGATACGCAAAAAGTACAAGAATTAGTAAATTATTTAATTGCAAATGGAACAGAAGGAATTGTAGTCGCAGGGACTACAGGAGAGTCACCAACATTAACAACAGATGAAAAATTAGCATTGTTTCAACAAGTGGTTGAAGTTGCAAATGGTCGTGTACCTGTTATTGCAGGAACAGGTTCTAATAACACTCGTGCATCAATTGAACTGACTAAAAAGGCTGAAAAAATCGGCGTAAACGGAATAATGTTAGTAGTTCCTTACTATAATAAGCCTTCTCAAGAAGGACTTTATCAGCATTTTAAGGCTATCTCAGCTGAAACTAGCTTACCTGTCATGCTTTATAATATTCCTGGACGTAGTTCAGTTAATATGACACCTGAGACAATTATTCGATTATCACAGATTGATAATATAGTGTGTGTAAAAGAAGCAAGCGGTAACTTAGATGCAATGGCTCAAATTATCGAACAAACAGATGAAAGTTTTAGTTTATATAGCGGTGATGACAGCATGACGATTCCTACTCTAGCAATCGGAGGCATGGGCGTTGTATCCGTTGCTTCACATGTCATCGGAAACGAAATGCAAAGTATGGTTTCTGCATTCTTAAATGGAAATCATGTTGAAGCAAGTAAAATGCACCGTAAGCTATTACCTATTATGAAAGCATTATTTGCTGCCCCTAGCCCATCCCCTGTCAAGGCAGCATTAAACTTAAAAGGAATTGAAGTAGGTTCAGTTCGCTTACCACTTGTACCTTTAAATGACCTAGAATTGGCTGCTTTAGAAAAAGAGCTGCAACCTATCTTAATTAAAGAACAGGTAGTATAA
- a CDS encoding AlbA family DNA-binding domain-containing protein, with the protein MYYEHIQPALLKRFLDNPTHETLRELLLNNTGETDFLDFKTKWIDLTKLAKHILAIANSGGGAIIVGVSQADDGSVILNGLANGDFLDKADIDNKVENLLPRWVHYRTEDFLFDDKEQDPLALKKFQVLIIEYDPKYVPYTSVVTRGELRFGAIYVRQGTKSLEATNDKLVEIILRKVYSGGSYSTELSLQDHLIQLKQLYHELETSADQNYQQFIQQMIKLKQKRIEQLLDLHQDEK; encoded by the coding sequence TTGTACTATGAGCATATACAACCGGCACTATTAAAAAGATTTTTAGACAATCCAACTCATGAAACTCTTCGAGAATTGCTGCTAAATAATACTGGTGAAACAGATTTTTTAGATTTTAAAACTAAATGGATTGATTTAACGAAACTTGCAAAACATATTTTAGCAATTGCAAATTCAGGCGGTGGAGCCATTATTGTGGGAGTTAGTCAAGCAGATGATGGATCAGTTATTTTAAATGGATTAGCAAATGGGGATTTTTTAGATAAAGCCGATATTGATAATAAGGTAGAAAATTTACTTCCGAGATGGGTACATTATCGGACGGAAGATTTCTTGTTTGATGATAAAGAGCAGGACCCTCTGGCATTGAAGAAATTTCAAGTTCTAATTATTGAATATGACCCTAAATATGTACCCTATACTTCTGTTGTAACTCGTGGTGAACTTAGATTTGGTGCTATCTACGTTCGGCAAGGAACAAAATCTCTTGAGGCTACAAATGATAAATTAGTAGAGATTATCTTAAGGAAAGTCTATTCTGGCGGCTCTTATTCAACTGAGTTAAGTTTGCAAGATCATTTGATACAGTTAAAACAGCTTTATCATGAACTTGAAACATCAGCTGATCAAAATTATCAACAATTTATTCAACAGATGATCAAACTTAAACAAAAGCGGATTGAACAACTACTAGATCTTCATCAGGATGAAAAATAG
- the mug gene encoding G/U mismatch-specific DNA glycosylase: protein MNPIPDIIEENLKVLFVGFNPSMRSGQTGHHFANPTNRFWTILHQAGLTSKKYTAEEDQTLLNLGYGFTNIVARPTKAADEITNEEYEQGRVLLREKIEQYKPKLVCFVGKGVYLKYSKRKKAPWGKQTDETVKGVIDFVAPSSSGLVRMKVDEIVAIYNQLKPLIKE, encoded by the coding sequence ATGAATCCAATACCTGATATTATAGAGGAAAATTTAAAAGTATTGTTCGTCGGTTTCAATCCGAGCATGCGTTCTGGACAAACCGGCCACCATTTTGCTAATCCTACAAATCGTTTTTGGACAATTCTCCATCAAGCGGGTTTAACTTCAAAAAAGTATACAGCTGAAGAAGATCAAACATTACTGAACTTAGGTTATGGATTCACAAATATTGTTGCCCGGCCAACGAAAGCAGCGGATGAAATTACAAATGAGGAGTATGAGCAGGGGAGAGTACTTTTACGAGAGAAAATAGAGCAGTATAAACCAAAACTTGTTTGTTTTGTAGGCAAGGGGGTATATCTTAAATATAGTAAACGTAAAAAGGCCCCATGGGGAAAACAGACAGATGAAACTGTAAAAGGTGTAATCGATTTTGTTGCTCCTTCATCAAGTGGGTTAGTCAGAATGAAGGTTGATGAAATTGTAGCGATATATAATCAACTTAAACCGTTGATAAAAGAGTAG
- the mutM gene encoding DNA-formamidopyrimidine glycosylase: MPELPEMDTYRTLLSKNIGGQIITGVTVNREKSINVPVDHFIDSLLNKKIIDIKRRGKHLIFILETGKALLLHLMLGGWMYLGNQNDNPDRTKQIILNFGDKELYFIGLRLGYLHLHTLEEIDLELSELGPEPLEPSFLLKSFTSLVENKRGKLKTTLADQKFIAGIGNCYSDEICFEAGLKPMKQMNDLDVLQVKRLYDSIRSVLSASIQFGGYMEQPFMKGDTLTGGFDSKCKVYDRENEPCIRCGNPIVKIEISSRKCFYCTICQVD, translated from the coding sequence ATGCCTGAACTTCCTGAAATGGATACATATAGAACGCTTTTATCTAAAAATATAGGTGGACAAATAATAACGGGTGTTACTGTAAATCGCGAAAAGTCGATTAATGTTCCTGTGGACCATTTCATTGATAGCTTGTTAAATAAAAAAATTATCGATATAAAGAGACGAGGCAAACACCTGATTTTTATTTTGGAGACAGGGAAAGCCCTGCTTTTACATCTAATGTTAGGTGGATGGATGTACCTAGGTAATCAGAATGATAATCCTGACAGGACAAAGCAAATAATCTTGAATTTTGGAGACAAAGAACTTTATTTTATTGGTCTGCGCTTAGGTTATTTGCATTTACACACACTTGAGGAAATTGACCTAGAGCTTTCAGAGCTTGGACCTGAACCACTTGAACCATCTTTTTTATTAAAATCATTTACAAGTTTGGTTGAGAATAAGAGAGGGAAACTAAAAACAACACTAGCAGATCAAAAATTTATTGCGGGTATAGGCAATTGCTATTCAGATGAAATATGTTTTGAAGCTGGTTTAAAACCAATGAAACAAATGAATGACCTAGATGTGCTGCAGGTTAAGCGCTTATATGACTCCATACGTAGTGTGCTGTCAGCATCCATTCAGTTTGGTGGTTATATGGAGCAACCATTCATGAAGGGTGATACTTTAACTGGTGGATTCGATTCAAAATGTAAGGTGTATGATCGTGAAAACGAGCCTTGTATTAGATGCGGTAATCCAATTGTAAAAATTGAAATTTCATCACGTAAGTGTTTTTATTGTACAATTTGTCAAGTAGATTAA